A stretch of Cicer arietinum cultivar CDC Frontier isolate Library 1 chromosome 5, Cicar.CDCFrontier_v2.0, whole genome shotgun sequence DNA encodes these proteins:
- the LOC101496218 gene encoding 4-hydroxy-tetrahydrodipicolinate synthase, chloroplastic, with product MATLKTYTGVCFRGTGFPVSPSNVTNNKNTRNSYWKPTQAAVKSIFHLPMRSFEMKNRTCTEDIKCLRLITAIKTPYLPDGRFDLEAYDALVNMQIENGVEGVIVGGTTGEGQLMSWEEHIMLIAHTVNCFGGNIKVIGNTGSNSTREAIHATEQGFAVGMHAALHINPYYGKTSLDGMVAHFQSVLSMGPTIIYNVPSRTGQDIPPHVIQTLAQSTCLAGVKECEGNDRIKEYTGNGIVVWSGNDDQCHDARWGYGATGVISVASNLIPGLMRDLMFGGKNPTLNSKLLPLIDWLFHMPNPIGLNTALAQLGVVRPVFRLPFVPLPLEKRKEFANLVKEIGREHFVGTADVEVLDDNDFFLVSRY from the exons ATGGCTACATTGAAAACCTATACTGGTGTGTGCTTCCGAGGAACCGGTTTTCCAGTTTCTCCCTCCAATGTCACTAATAACAAAAACACAAG GAACTCTTACTGGAAGCCTACACAAGCAGCTGTGAAATCAATTTTCCACCTCCCTATGCGTAGTTTTGAGATGAAAAATAG GACTTGTACTGAGGACATAAAGTGTCTGAGGTTGATAACTGCCATTAAAACTCCATACCTACCTGATGGTCGATTTGATCTTGAAGCGTACGATGCCTTGGTTAACATGCAGATTGAGAATGGAGTTGAAGGTGTTATTGTTGGTGGCACAACTGGTGAAGGCCAATTAATGAGCTGGGAAGAGCACATAATGCTTATTGCCCACACTGTCAACTGTTTTGGTGGGAATATTAAGGTTATTGGAAATACTGGAAGTAACTCGACCAGGGAAGCTATTCATGCCACAGAGCAGGGTTTTGCGGTTGGAATGCATGCCGCCCTTCATATAAACCCTTACTATGGTAAAACCTCCTTGGATGGTATGGTTGCTCACTTTCAAAGTGTGCTTTCCATGGGGCCCACAATCATATATAACGTGCCTTCAAGGACCGGTCAAGACATTCCTCCACATGTGATTCAAACCTTAGCTCAAAGTACTTGCTTGGCTGGTGTCAAGGAATGTGAGGGAAATGACCGGATCAAAGAGTATACTGGTAATGGAATTGTTGTTTGGAGTGGGAATGATGATCAATGCCACGATGCTAGATGGGGTTATGGGGCAACTGGAGTGATATCTGTTGCAAGCAACCTGATTCCTGGTTTAATGCGAGATCTCATGTTCGGGGGCAAAAATCCTACATTGAATTCCAAGCTCTTGCCTCTAATTGACTGGCTTTTCCACATGCCCAATCCCATTGGTTTGAACACCGCTCTCGCTCAACTTGGAGTTGTCAGACCAGTTTTCAGGCTGCCATTTGTACCTCTCCCTTTGGAGAAAAGGAAAGAATTTGCCAATTTGGTGAAGGAAATTGGCCGAGAGCATTTTGTCGGAACTGCTGACGTCGAGGTTCTTGATGACAATGACTTTTTCTTGGTTAGTCGTTATTAA
- the LOC101501382 gene encoding uncharacterized protein, whose product MVFGKKRIYEILSSDSDSDQNSTSDEEIPQSLPQPQVKNSSTKSHSTNETTKPPLAQEVIYTGKNCGIQRCATLLNDRETYEIIRKKVQEVEESGATPSLKCSTLRKKEKGVCSKSLEEAFQLLGRDDVDMNVMKGLCANGIPFNVLKNPQFVEIVMAINNGPKGYKPPSFDKARTVLLDECKRHVDKDLAPIKDTWFHQGVSIVSDGWSNVKHMPLINLLTVNSRATMFLYADDFFGVEKTGVAIAEYLIKAIEEIEQYNVLQVVTDNAANCKAAGKEIQKVLAMYRANSKLELLKVAKTRFASHYILLKRLLVCREALATTIVLNSWKEWIKQGDENTRKIGALVAETIGSDFFWEEVEHVVKITKPIYHLINFADGEGQKMGEFYEKMDSMLGEIQEIMKTNKYANCYSEMETIVIARWTKMNYTIHCLGFFINT is encoded by the exons ATGGTATTTGGGAAAAAGAGAATATACGAGATACTCTCTTCTGATAGTGATAGTGATCAAAATTCTACAAGTGACGAAGAAATTCCTCAAAGTCTACCTCAACCACAAGTGAAAAATTCATCAACTAAAAGTCACTCAACCAATGAAACAACCAAACCTCCTTTAGCCCAAGAAGTGATATACACTG GGAAAAATTGTGGCATTCAAAGATGTGCAACATTGTTGAATGACAGAGAAACTTAtgaaataataagaaaaaaggTTCAAGAAGTAGAGGAATCTGGTGCGACTCCATCTTTGAAGTGTTCTACCctcagaaagaaagaaaaaggggTGTGTTCCAAGTCTCTTGAAGAAGCTTTCCAACTTTTGGGAAGAGATGATGTTGATATGAATGTGATGAAAGGACTATGTGCCAATGGAATTCCttttaatgttttgaaaaatccACAATTTGTGGAAATTGTTATGGCTATTAACAATGGTCCTAAAGGCTACAAACCTCCCTCTTTTGACAAGGCAAGAACGGTTTTATTAGACGAGTGTAAAAGACACGTTGACAAAGATTTAGCTCCTATCAAGGATACATGGTTTCATCAAGGGGTCTCCATTGTGTCAGATGGCTGGAGTAATGTAAAACATATGCCACTAATTAATCTTCTTACTGTGAATAGTAGAGCTACTATGTTTTTATATGCCGACGACTTTTTTGGAGTTGAAAAAACTGGAGTTGCTATTGCTGAATATTTGATTAAAGCCATTGAAGAAATCGAACAATATAATGTTCTACAAGTGGTGACCGATAATGCTGCAAATTGTAAAGCTGCTGGGAAGGAAATACAAAAG GTTCTAGCTATGTATAGAGCAAATTCTAAGCTTGAATTGTTGAAAGTAGCAAAGACTAGATTTGCCTCGCATTACATTTTACTTAAGCGACTACTTGTGTGTAGAGAAGCACTTGCAACTACTATTGTGTTGAACAGTTGGAAAGAATGGATTAAGCAAGGAGatgaaaacacaagaaaaatagGTGCTTTAGTTGCTGAAACTATTGGTAGTGATTTTTTTTGGGAAGAAGTTGAGCATGTGGTTAAGATAACAAAACCCATTtatcatttgattaattttgcTGATGGCGAAGGGCAAAAAATGGGAGAATTTTATGAGAAAATGGATTCTATGCTTGGGGAAATACAAGAGAttatgaaaacaaataaatatgcaAACTGTTATTCTGAAATGGAAACAATTGTTATTGCAAGATGGACCAAAATGAATTATACCATCCATTGTTTAGGTTTTTTTATTAACACCTAG